The nucleotide window gtaaaaagaagttaaccaaaaaaatagtattgtacATCATATGTCTATGTTTGATTTCAAGTTGTGTCAAAGTAACATTTTTCTATTCTTATTTATACTTTTGGTAATCCTTGAAAAATATCACATTTTTGTCATACTTTTACTTGTGTAGAGGTTTGTTTTTTTTGACCATTCACATGTTACAATTGGAAgaggttcaaacttcaaagtgAAATCAAGCAAATTAAGTATATGTTTGGTCCCATTTCTAAAGagtctaaaattgattttgaaggtgtagaattgattttatttgaagcTATGATTTGTAGTTTTTGATTCTATAATTTACCTTcacaaacaaatttataattcacTTACTTTTACATGATTTTATCCAAACACAAATCACTTTTAGgaagaatcacttttaaccaaaatcaattatatcaaaatcatgatAACGAGTATATAGTTGTATTTGCATCTTGAAAAGATAGTGATTGTAAGTAATATAATGTGAAATATGCTTAATCCACTTGCATACAAACACAAGTACTAGATACGTACAATCAATCATAGAGACACAAATATTGATAATAccttaagaaaatagaaattaaaagttATCATATGTGTAGTCTACCAACTCTTGTCAAACATTAGACACACATTCAATCTAAAATGTTGGTCTtacataattaacaacaaatTGTAACTCAGCTTTATATTTTTGATCACTTATGAAACTATCTAGATTATTATTTGACACACCATCTTATCCAATACTAATTTGAACCTTCTCCTTTGAGTTCTTTAGCCCTTGCTTTCAACTCTTCATTCAAAACATGTTCTATTTTTCACACCACTTCCATCCTTTTCAAGCTCCATTCCCACCTCCCAAACATCACATATATAGCTcctatttgaaaatttatcaGCAAAATAAGGCCAACACAACATTGGTATCTCATTTCCAACACTCTCTAGTGTTGAGTTCCTCCAATCACAGTGACTTGTAAAGAATGctcaaaattttcttttgtgGTGAACAACTTAGAATCACATCATAGTTCTTGAAATTGTATATTACTGAACACGGTGATTGTTGATCTTGACATTTCAAACAAGTTTGAGCATGTGGCCATAAGTTTCCTTTGGAGTAATCAAGTTGATTATTGCAAGAAAAATGGTCCTATTGGTATGATTTTTGGAGCTAGTGAAAATGCAGAAGGCTCGAGTTCATGAGATGAATTGCAAAGAAGCCATTTAGCTATATGCATAAACTTTATAGTTTACATCatgagttgaaaaaaaaaaatacttctgaGATGTTTAGTTTCCCACATTAAGCCATACATTAGCACTATACTTGTATCTTTTTTATAAACCTCTTTTGTAGTAATTTGTATGTATGTTAAGAAAAGTAGGTATTGTATTTATATGTGTCTGAATTTAGTGGTATTAATAAAAGAAGATACATTAAgacaaaaaaactatataaatgtATCTAGTaattaggcttaatgccaaaacaaaaaattaaatgagacATTGAACTTAAAATTGTTCTAATGAGTGTCTAGGAATTACTAACATATAGTGaatatattccttaaaaaagaaacaaacatataGGGAATATAACTTCTTCCTTTTTcaaatagaaatatatttttcacttATCACATGCTAGGTTAAATAAGTTGTTAGATGAATTTTTTGGACTTATCATGAGATTGGTCTTCGAGTCAACAATAAAGTATCCATAATTTTTCGCACATAGTTGAGCTACCTTTTAAATAAGCGACTCTTAAAATTGAACTCAGTTTAtgtcaattttatatattcaaaaaCTAATCTTCAATGCTTTAGGCAAATCTGAAGAGTGATCaatgttgaattttaaaaaaataaaaggaaaaaaaaatgaaaatgatggtCTATAGTATGTTGCAAGTACAAAGAATCAATATGAACCCAGACTTAAACTTTAAACCCAGAACCATAAACCCTACAATTGGACATAACTAtcttaaggctttgtttgggagtttggaggggaagggaggcgagggctttgggggtttagaaatatatagaaaaatgaacaaaaaaattcacattttttgaaagaacaattttttagagaatgataaactaatgcttataattaatatacttttttttttttgaacaagttataattaatatacttttaattttaaaaatattataacaacatagattgaatttgaaaaattgatataaacCCTCCacaaccccccaaaaccctcccccaatacaatttttaagttCCTCCAAATGAGagagattttttattatgagtaaaaaattaacctccaaagctCTCCCCTCCCAATGTCTTCtgtttcttccacttgctccttccatctttcaaaaccctcccctccaaacttccaaacaaagcctaagagtTATCCTTATTCACATAGTAGCAATTATCCCTcgctccttttttttttttggagagaattaTCCCTTGCTCCTTGAAATACACAAAATTGAAATCTAATCAAAtataattagaaaaattaacaaaaaaggaatttgataattaatttattaaaattaggatatttaatcaataaaataattattaaaaatttcaaaaatatgaataaaaggCTAAGAATTTCATGTGGTTAAAAGGTTAATGCTCACGTGTTAACCACTCATATTTTTAGTTAAAGAAAGAGTTAAATTAAATAGATGATATAAATATCCAAAATTTCGTttgtccctaaaaaaaatagcattttttaGTCTTTGTAAAGTTTTCCGTCAACGTGATTACTCAATGTAAAATTTTCGGTTaatatttttggtccttaaaaatgctaaagaaaaatgttaggaGGActaaaaagttttgattttttttgttgttgtaggaACTAAATGAAATTCttaatatttatagagattatTTACTACATAAGTAACTCTTAAAGAAAATTCGattaaaacataatttattcataaataagattcaagttattttcataaaatcttttttttcttcttgttttcagagaaacatatttttttttttggtgtgttAACATTTCGATTCCCGATTGAAGGAACTTtgttagtgtatgtttggttccacttttaGAGAGACTATAATTGATTCTGaatgtgtagaattgattctgacatgtttggttgtcgtcaattagaattgattctgcctcaaaaattgattctacttgaagctatgatttgtagcttttgattctagaattgattttcacATACAAATTTATAGTTCGactcacttttacataaatgtatccaaacataaatcacttttaGTCAGAattacttttaaccaaaattaattctagagaatcaattctatcaaaatcaattttctcaaCCATATAACCAAACACACGCTAAGCGTCGTTTTATAAGataatcttaatcttaatctAAAGCTTGATCACGAGATAAATAAAACCTGATCAAAATCttttcatttataaattaaactcGAATTCTCTGAAAGCAAGTAAGCaaccatcatttcatttcatgaagCCCACTGACACTTGAGCCCAAGATAGTAGCAACAAAAGCAGTAATGAAAACTCTCTTCATACCGAAAGAAGAAACCCATTTCTACGCCGAGTCTTGTTCAGTTTCTAGCGTTTTCCATTGCTTCACACAGGttaggaagaagaagaaggttcATGTGCGATTCATCCTCAAATTTACGTTTTCAACTGTTTTTATTTACATTACTTGCTCAAGAAGTAGCCTTGTTCAAATTTATGATTATTACgattttttctttgattaatttcatatattttttctgTTACAAATTTCACAGTGTGTGTGAAAAATTGGTACACAGAAGAAGCATATTGAAGAGATACGAAGGAGAAAATTCTCTATTGGCGGGAAACCAAACCCTTTGATTGAAGATCTTCATCAAGCTGTTAAGAATCTCTCTGCTGAACTTTATACCACTGATATGCTCATTTCCTCATGGAGCTCATTCAGGCACTATCTTGTATACTACCTAgatctgtttggtaaaaaaataacttacGATCAggctatgaagcactgacacaaACACTGAACGTACAACCTCGACACCGttagtgattaaaaaaaatgacataactGAATTTAATCACATATGTCAGTTACCGAATACTACTTCAGTCAGAAGCACCGACGCAAACACTTATACGTTGACACCGgttgtaataataaaaataaataaagagataaCTGAATGTAATCACGTCTGTTAGTGTCGGACACCGACACACGTCAGATACTAAATACGCCTTTAGACACCGGCGCCGGACCTACACTGACATTAACAAATAGACACCggttgtaattttaaaaaaatgacgaCCGAATGTAATCACACGAATTAGTGTCTAACACCTGACATGCCTTCGATTAGAAGTGTCGGTGATACTGAGATAACTGATAAGTTAGCTTATAACAACTAGCTGATAGATGGTTACCAAATAAGTCCTTTCTATTCATAtgaacttataagctataagctaaattATTGTGCTTGGCAAACGGACCCTTAGAATCTATTCTGCAAGACAAAATTTTGAGCCTATAAGCTCATATGACCAAACTAGACTTGTCTGGTAAGGATTTTTCTCCCAAGcttatatccatttttttactAGCTTATAGCATTTTTTGATAAACTACTTCAAGTAGCTTATATCTTATCAATTTTTCCCCTGTCAACTTAAtcgaagaaaaatatattaagtaAACATATCTTTTTAATGTCATTTATTTATCATGTAGTTCAAccactaattttaccaaaaactacaaattcaatcaaagcTAGCTTATTTGCTTTCCGCTATAAGATAGTTGATCAACTATCCACTATTTTCAACCAAACAGTACCTCAGTCATCTTTTCATCAATTTTCTAGTTCACTTCTTTTCTTACACGCACACTATGATATTTTGCAATAATGCATGTTTGTTGTGTTGTGCACAACATTTGATTGATTAAGGAATTCCATAAAAGTTTATGCATTATAGtattagtattgtttttttCAACCATACTATCAGTAATAAAAGGATTAAAACAAACATCGATCTCTACGGTTATGTTGAAGTTacaaataagataaaattttcatcTTGAATATCAGGATCAGGAATATTGTTAAGACTTTTAAGCATACTGATTGGTTTCCTTATTTCTATTCCACCATTGCTTTACTTGTACAGAATGCTGAAGATAACCAATATCTTGTAAGAGTGAATCCTACATTGGAGTTCATCATAACTTCAACTGACATAGCGGCTACTGGCGCTGCAGCCACGTTACTCATTTTTAACAATGAAAAGGGTTTCTCTCGCCAAAACATCGAGTCAATCTGCAGTGTTGGACAGTCAACAAAAAAAGGCAATCGGAGTAGCGGTTACATAGGCGAAAAAGGttatattttcacatttaaatGCCTGTTAGTTAATTTTGTACTCTTAACTTGTGATAAACTTGTGTTAATGTGGTTGCTTTCATTGAATATAAGTTAAATGATATTTTAGCATCTGAATGAATTGTAACTTGTAAGTAAGAGCATTTAAGTTGCttgaatcaattaaaaaaccTTCTGAATCAGGGGCCATAAGATTATTCTTGTTTATGGATATCCATTAGAGTAGCCAAATTGTAGAAAATGATGCAAATCTTTGACAGCCTCTCCAATGGTTGAATTTCAGGAATTGGTTTCAAGAGTGTGTTTCTGGTTACTGCTCAGCCTTATATTTTTAGCAATGGATATCAGATAAGCTTCAATGAGAATCCTTGTCCACAATGCAGTCTTGGGTATATAGTTCCTGAATGGGTTGAGGAGAAGCCAACCCGCCTTCTTGACATAAAGCAGATATATGGTAAAGATtcccttccaactacaacactTGTCTTACCTCTGAAGGCGGACAAGATAAATTCTGTGAAACAGCAGCTCTCAAGCATTCACCCAGAAATTTTATCGTTCCTTTCAAAGATCAGAGACTTTTCTGTCAGAGAAGATAATGAGGACCCCAAAATGGAATCTGTAACTACTGTATCTATTTCAAGCGAGATTAACTCTGCggcaaaaaaaaacttgaatgcTGAGTCTTACACTATCCATTTATCTGCGGGGGAAAATGGTAATGATGAAAAAGTATGCAGCTACTACATGTGAAAGCAAAAGTTTCCTGTCAAGTTGGAAAATGTGGTGGAAAGGAGAATGGGCGTGGAAGACTGTGTTGTGACGTTGGTCTTCCCACATCAAGAGAGGCTTCACAAGAATAAGAGCTTACCAGGGGTTTATGCATGGTCACTAATTTTCCTTTCATAATTCAAGCTGATTTTGTCCTTGCCTCATCAAGGGAGACAATTCTCTTGGATAATAAGTGGAATCAAGGGATACTTGAATGCGTTCCATCAGCTTTTATGGAAGCATTCAGAACACTTGTTGCAGGATCATATGAAGCTCCAGTAAGCAGCTTGATTTATTTGTTCAAGTTCATTCCAATTCATAGTTCTCGTCATGGGAACTTCAATCATGTGAGGGAGGAAATTAAAGCAAAACTGGctgaagaaaaaattattcctATTGAGACATTTTCGAACCAGAAGCACTTCTATAAGCCCCGTGAAGTTTGTAGGCTACTGCGTAAGTTTCGGAATATTTTGACAAAGGCCCGGCAGGAAGGAGTGTACTTGCTTGACCTATCTTCTCATGATAGAATGAAAATCTTGAGTtctttgtttgataaaaaagaGTATGATGATGTACTGAACTTTTTAGGGGTGACACAGGTACATACTGATCCAGAGTTCTAATCTTGCAGATGGAGTATCAGAAGATATCTATCTGGAGcttttatattttgttgctAAAAACTGGCAAAGGTTTTATAAATCCAAAATAGTTAATATTCCATTGATTAAATATGTGGCTTCTGATGGGATTCGGTCTTTTTTTAGTCTTCATGAATGCAGACACCACAATGCCAAGAGAGCAGTACTAGCAGACTCAGGTCGGACTTGTTCTTGGATGATCACTTGGAACAATGTATTTGCATGTGCAACGAACCAATGGTTCATGCCAGAAAGCACACAACAAGCTATCCCCCAATTGCACACGAACCAACGTTTGTTGGAATGGTTAGCAAATGATGTTAATGTTCTCACTCTGAATGTGTACAGTTTTGCAGATGTCCTCTGCAGTTCTATTGATAATAGTAAGCTTGTCATTGCTTATGCTCATTTCTTATACCACTCTTTGTCAAACGGTTTTTTGTCAACTCGCGAGGTTGATGATCTATGTAAATCTATGCCACTTGTGGACAACTATGGAAGTATAACTAAAAGCAGACAAGAGGTTCTTGTGCCTGCAAATGTGAGCAAATGGGCAGGCTTGATTGTTTCTTCTAATCCATGGACTTATGAAAATTACATCGAGCTAGGAAAGGCGTACCTAAATGCATCTTCTTATGCAGGCCAATATACAGATTATGGGAAGCTTATTGGTTTCCTCAAAACCCATGTTGGAGCTTCCGACATACCTTATATATCTCCTCCAAATGCTGGGTTTTCAGCCGCAGATACACCACTTACCAAAGAAAATGCCCTTTTGCTTTTGGATTGGATTCAGAAACTGAAGTATAGGGGAGTGAACCTACCAGAGATGTTCTTGAAAGGCCTAAAAGAAGGCAGATGGCTTAAAGTTACATGTGGATACAGACCTCCTTCGAAGTCATTCTTAATTGGTTCATGGTTGGAAAAACTTCTGCAAAGTGGTTCAGTTCTTGTTGACATTCCCCTGATTGATGAGAGCTTCTATGGGGATAGAATAAATAAGTACAAAGAGGAGTTGAAAACAGTTGGAGTGATGTTCGATTATGAGGAAGCATGTGAGTTCATTGGGAAAGAGCTAATGTGTCGTGCGGCTTCTCTCTCTTTAAGAAAGAGTCATGTTCTTTTGATGCTTAACTCCATCCAATATCTCAGGAAAAGTCTTCTTCCTTTCGACAAATTTGTGGACAACATCAAAGAGGGAAGTTGGCTAAAGACATCTTGTGGTGTTAGGTCTCCAGTTGGATCTGTATTGAATGGTTCAGAATGGCAAGTTGCATCACAGATTAGTGATATACCTTTCATTGATCATGATTATTTCGGTGAGGAAATATATAATTACAAAGTGGAGCTCAAGTTGTTAGGAGTGATAGTTGACTTCAATGGAAATTACCAAGTTGTCATAGAGCATTTAAAACTGCCCTCAAATTTGGCTTCTTTGACGGCTGAGGCTATTCTTTTGATAATGGAATGCATCAAACATTCAAATGTCCCTATTGAAGTCTTAAATTTGCTAAGGGGAACAAGTTTCTTGAAGACAAACATCGGTTTCAAAACGCCAAGTGAATGTTTCTTGTATGATCCAGTGTGGGGCTGCATTTTGGAAGTATTCAGTGTGCCCAAGAGAATGCATTTTATATGGTCCGGAGTGGGAATCAATATCTTCTATAACTTGTCTCCCTTTCATTGATTACGGTACGAAACGTGGTATGAGAATGCATGAGTACAAGGCAGAGCTGAAGAGCTTTGGCGTTGTTACTCAATTGAAAGATGGAGTGAAGTTTGTGTCCGAATGTCTAAAATTTCCTTCAAAACCCTCCACTATTAAGCCTAAAAGTGTGTTTTCTTTTCTGGGATGCATCCGAGTTCTAATGCAAGATCACAAACTTGCTTCTGAATCCAACTGATGGACCTTTTATTGATGAGAATTGGTATGGACCTAAAATTGCATCTTTCCAGAAAGAACTCAATGCAATAGGGGTCATTGGTGAAGTTGAGAAGGGGTGCTCCTTGCTTGCCAGTCACCTTGATTCTCTCTCTGATCATGATAATATTGTGAAAATATATATGTACTTATTTGAACAGAACTGGAAACCTAAGGAGAAATCTGCAAAAAAGATTTGGGTTCTGGATGGAATAAATGGTGGTAAGTGGGTTGATTCTGAAGAATGTATCATACATGACCCTGCTAAACTTTTTGCtggttcaaaattttattttcttgaagaTATCTATGATAGTAATattcttgaatttttcaatgcaatattgaAAGTCAAGAACAAGCCGTCACTAGATGATTATGTTGACCTTTGGAATGATTGGGGGAGTTCAGTGAAACAATTGTCACATGATGAGTGCTGCAGGTTCTGGAAGTCTATCTCGAAACTTTTGAGCTCAAAACACGAGACCAAACTTGCAGAGAGTTTTATTAAACTACCTGCAACATCAAGAAATGATAACATATTTCTGCTTGACAAGGAAGATGCTTTCATTCCTGATAACCTACATATGATGAAGCTTTTTGAGAGGGAAATTTTGTTTGTGTGGTATCCTCAGCATAACATGGCACCATTGTCCAAGTCTAAACTATCTGATATTTACAGAAAAATTGGTGCTAGAAATATCTCCTAGTTACTATGCAAAGAAGCAACATCCTTACAGCATGATGTTAAACTAAAGAATGTTGACCCTAATAACATTTTCAACTTACAGGGGTTAGCTAAGCTTATTCTTGGTTTTCTTGCATGTTCTAGCCTTGAAATGGAACCAAAAAAGAGACATGAAGCTGTTCAAAATTTTCTCAACTTAAGTTTTCATGAGACAAAGGAGCCAATCAATGTAAGCTATAGTTTATCATTATCATCAGGGAAAATCATTACCAAGAAAGCCAACAAAAGGGTGCGTTGGGAGAGTCAAAGCTGCAAGTTTATAATCCAAAAGATGGATGGAGCTCCTGATGAAATATTGAAATATGCTACATATTTTTCTGAAGCAATATCTGAGGGTGTTTTGCGTGAGAATCACGATCATGTTCCTGCACTCACTGATCTAATCACAACGGGTTTCTTTCTGAAATTTAAGAATGAAGAAATTGATTTTCTAATGGAATCCAAGAATCTGCAGATTGAGCATGAAGATGAGGAGTTTCTCAGTTCTGCTTTCCCTTTTGCTTGTTTTACATTCATCTGTTGAGCACTTTTTAGACTTTATCGGCCTGTTTGTTTCTGGAGAAACTGGTGCAAGAGTAGTATCAATAGGATGAGCAGTTGATGGTTTGGAGTTGTATAGATCCATTTCAACTGAAGTATCACATTTGTAAAGACTGGCCATTCCCAGTTGTCGGACTAACCAGTTTGAATTCCAACTAGCAGCCTTTGTAAATATGGAAGTGTTGAAAAATGAGGAAATGTCAAATGCATTTAGGACcttgattgattgatgaattagctCAACTTTTTTCATACTAAAGTTAATCTCAAGATTCTGTGGAGTGAGGAACATTTGATCCTATTGTTTTCCACCCGTCTTCATGTGTTATGACATGTTTTATTTAGTATACTATGAAGACAGGATTTGACATTTCCATTAAGCTATGAAATGAATGATTGTTATTGGTTATAATAGCAAATGTGGCTCAAaagaaagcaaataaaaaaacacacaagAACACAACAATTGATCACAGAGTTCGGCCAATTGTGCATATATCTCTGACAATAGATAGACTGTTGTAGTTTTCTATATTGTAACGTTTAGGGTTTACAACAAACAAATCATTGTTTAAATACTACGGTTCAATTTACAAACGTTCAGAACAACCATAACAACAATGATCaatactaaaaattaaaatatttagtgTTGTCAtctaaaaaattctcaaaaaaaaatctcaaaacccaactATTAATCTCAAAACTCCtctaaaaaattctcaaaattgacaaagtctttttttttaaacccaaAATTGACAAAGCTTATTCCATATAAGCTACTAATTTATTCCTTTTGTTGATATAGAAtgatctaaaaataaaacaatttatatcCTATTAAGAAAAAACTATTGCAACATTTAACGTTGCTggacaattttttaattaatgttgtGAGTGCAACTTGCTTGAATAAGCTTGCAAATcgaattattttataaaattatcgaACCTTGGTGAATgcatgattttttaattaattaaaataaaataatatataattaacttgactttttttttaaaaaaaaataattttaaattaatcacACATAATTGATTTTCCCTCTCATGTTCATGAACTAAATCTGACTTTGGAGTAATGTATTTCAATCACAAACTACTATATGCACAAACCACTCATATATCTTACATATAATACATATCTATCTCATTCctcatgtattaaatatgacttttgaAATCATGTATTTCAATTAGAAACAACAACACCTACTATAGGCATGAATTATCAATATATCTTTTAAAGAATGCATATTTTCCTCATTTTGTATGTAGtaaataagttttttgaatcatgtcatgtgagaataaatattattgatttAGAAATACAAAGAGATTCTCAACTTTAACCCTTATTACATTTATGTATTGTGCTtctattttttgtcaaataactgACCTTTCTAGAAATAATCACAGAATATTTAGTAACATTCtattattttatagaaaaatataaattgcaTCATTTATCACTTTGAAATTAGACGAGAAATATCAAGAAAGATAATTATGTATttgttttctcattttttttcatctattttttatatattttttcttctattccGCAAATacgtacaaaaaaaaaacacttttacaAACAAACTAGTAGAAAA belongs to Medicago truncatula cultivar Jemalong A17 chromosome 6, MtrunA17r5.0-ANR, whole genome shotgun sequence and includes:
- the LOC120575857 gene encoding uncharacterized protein, which encodes MKTLFIPKEETHFYAESCSVSSVFHCFTQVRKKKKKKHIEEIRRRKFSIGGKPNPLIEDLHQAVKNLSAELYTTDMLISSWSSFRHYLVYYLDLFDKIFILNIRIRNIVKTFKHTDWFPYFYSTIALLVQNAEDNQYLVRVNPTLEFIITSTDIAATGAAATLLIFNNEKGFSRQNIESICSVGQSTKKGNRSSGYIGEKGIGFKSVFLVTAQPYIFSNGYQISFNENPCPQCSLGYIVPEWVEEKPTRLLDIKQIYGKDSLPTTTLVLPLKADKINSVKQQLSSIHPEILSFLSKIRDFSVREDNEDPKMESVTTVSISSEINSAAKKNLNAESYTIHLSAGENGNDEKVCSYYM
- the LOC25495338 gene encoding uncharacterized protein; this translates as MVTNFPFIIQADFVLASSRETILLDNKWNQGILECVPSAFMEAFRTLVAGSYEAPVSSLIYLFKFIPIHSSRHGNFNHVREEIKAKLAEEKIIPIETFSNQKHFYKPREVCRLLRKFRNILTKARQEGVYILIQSSNLADGVSEDIYLELLYFVAKNWQRHHNAKRAVLADSGRTCSWMITWNNVFACATNQWFMPESTQQAIPQLHTNQRLLEWLANDVNVLTLNVYSFADVLCSSIDNSKLVIAYAHFLYHSLSNGFLSTREVDDLCKSMPLVDNYGSITKSRQEVLVPANVSKWAGLIVSSNPWTYENYIELGKAYLNASSYAGQYTDYGKLIGFLKTHVGASDIPYISPPNAGFSAADTPLTKENALLLLDWIQKLKYRGVNLPEMFLKGLKEGRWLKVTCGYRPPSKSFLIGSWLEKLLQSGSVLVDIPLIDESFYGDRINKYKEELKTVGVMFDYEEACEFIGKELMCRAASLSLRKSHVLLMLNSIQYLRKSLLPFDKFVDNIKEGSWLKTSCGVRSPVGSVLNGSEWQVASQISDIPFIDHDYFGEEIYNYKVELKLLGVIVDFNGNYQVVIEHLKLPSNLASLTAEAILLIMECIKHSNVPIEVLNLLRGTSFLKTNIGFKTPSECFLYDPVWGCILEITNLLLNPTDGPFIDENWYGPKIASFQKELNAIGVIGEVEKGCSLLASHLDSLSDHDNIVKIYMYLFEQNWKPKEKSAKKIWVLDGINGGKWVDSEECIIHDPAKLFAGSKFYFLEDIYDSNILEFFNAILKVKNKPSLDDYVDLWNDWGSSVKQLSHDECCRFWKSISKLLSSKHETKLAESFIKLPATSRNDNIFLLDKEDAFIPDNLHMMKLFEREILFVWYPQHNMAPLSKSKLSDIYRKIGARNIS